The Nitrosopumilus sp. genome includes a region encoding these proteins:
- a CDS encoding dihydroorotate dehydrogenase electron transfer subunit: protein MQRNLNHPTIVTIEKVIEETPTVRTLVFSDDIMPNVLPGQFAMVWIPGVNELPMSIMISKESGKAAFTVRKHGPSSTGLFNVPVGGQIGIRGPYGNSFDVKEGKILLVGGGTGLVPMMRLLTFLKPTDDVTVLMGAKSKDEVFFEELANDLLKNNPHRVIVSTDDGSYGEKGFVTDMVEKLVNETQFDAVYVCGPEIMMYKTVQSAHSRNIFVQASLERMMKCGVGICGSCCVGEDLACRDGTVFDGEHLSTNKEFGHLHRNKAGILENY from the coding sequence TTGCAAAGAAATCTTAATCACCCAACAATTGTAACAATTGAAAAAGTTATTGAAGAAACTCCTACAGTTAGAACTCTGGTTTTTTCTGATGATATTATGCCTAATGTTCTTCCAGGACAATTTGCCATGGTTTGGATACCTGGAGTAAATGAATTACCGATGAGTATAATGATATCCAAAGAATCTGGTAAAGCTGCATTCACTGTTAGAAAACATGGGCCTTCATCTACTGGATTGTTTAACGTACCTGTGGGTGGACAAATTGGAATTAGAGGTCCTTATGGAAATTCATTTGATGTAAAAGAAGGCAAAATATTGTTAGTTGGTGGTGGAACTGGACTTGTTCCTATGATGCGATTACTAACTTTTCTAAAACCTACTGATGATGTTACTGTGTTAATGGGTGCAAAATCAAAAGATGAAGTTTTCTTTGAGGAATTAGCAAACGATCTTTTGAAAAATAATCCACATCGAGTGATAGTTTCTACTGATGATGGTAGTTATGGTGAGAAAGGATTTGTCACTGATATGGTAGAAAAATTAGTTAATGAAACCCAATTTGACGCTGTGTATGTTTGTGGTCCTGAAATCATGATGTATAAAACCGTGCAATCCGCTCATTCTAGAAATATTTTTGTTCAAGCCAGTCTTGAGAGGATGATGAAATGTGGGGTTGGTATCTGTGGTAGTTGCTGTGTAGGTGAGGATCTTGCATGCAGAGATGGAACTGTCTTTGACGGGGAACATTTGTCAACAAATAAGGAATTTGGTCATTTACATCGTAATAAGGCTGGAATTTTAGAAAATTACTAG